Proteins from a genomic interval of Thermoanaerobacterium thermosaccharolyticum DSM 571:
- the jag gene encoding RNA-binding cell elongation regulator Jag/EloR, protein MREIIKTGKTVEEAINAGLIELGISRDMVDIEIIDEGSKGFLGLLGKQAIVKIIVKDVVKENIRRFLDGIIKLIGIDVGYDIDEKDNNILVNLKGNGVGLLIGYRGETLDSLQYLTSLVANKKNIEGIHKRILLDAENYREKREKILINLANKIAKKVKQENRSITLEPMNANERRIIHLALQDDPDIETFSEGEEPNRRVTISLK, encoded by the coding sequence ATGAGGGAAATAATAAAAACAGGAAAAACAGTTGAAGAGGCTATCAATGCCGGACTTATAGAGCTGGGTATTTCTAGAGATATGGTTGACATAGAAATAATAGATGAAGGCAGTAAAGGATTTCTGGGCCTACTGGGAAAACAAGCTATAGTTAAAATTATTGTTAAAGATGTAGTTAAGGAAAATATCAGAAGATTTTTAGATGGAATAATTAAGTTGATTGGAATAGATGTAGGATATGATATTGATGAGAAAGACAATAACATATTGGTGAATTTGAAAGGAAATGGAGTTGGACTTCTAATCGGATATAGAGGTGAAACATTGGATTCACTTCAATACTTGACTTCATTGGTAGCTAACAAAAAAAATATTGAAGGTATACACAAGAGAATTTTGTTAGACGCGGAAAATTATCGTGAAAAGAGAGAGAAGATACTGATAAATTTGGCAAATAAAATAGCAAAAAAAGTCAAGCAAGAAAATAGGAGCATAACTTTGGAGCCAATGAATGCAAATGAGAGAAGGATAATTCATCTAGCTTTGCAGGATGACCCTGATATAGAAACATTTAGTGAAGGCGAGGAGCCAAATAGGAGAGTTACAATATCTTTGAAG
- a CDS encoding YidC/Oxa1 family membrane protein insertase translates to MAAIGMYLGQLLKFIYDFVGNYGVAIIIFTILIRIVLLPFYVQQMGTMKKMKEINPLVEDLKKKYAKDPQKLNEEMMKLYKEKNVNPMSGCLPMLLPLVILWPLFAMLRNYPAFSTASFLWLKSLAEKDPYFILPILSGVTTYISSAMIQTDNSQKSMNLIMSAFMIWITVSLPAGIGIYWVTSNIFQIAQQYFFLRPTESMKGESSNEGNNKNRKNS, encoded by the coding sequence CAATTGGTATGTACCTTGGCCAGTTACTAAAGTTTATATATGATTTTGTTGGAAATTATGGTGTTGCTATAATTATTTTTACGATTTTAATTAGAATTGTTCTTTTGCCTTTTTATGTTCAACAGATGGGAACAATGAAAAAGATGAAAGAGATAAATCCTTTAGTGGAAGATTTAAAGAAAAAATATGCAAAGGATCCTCAGAAGTTAAACGAGGAAATGATGAAGCTTTATAAAGAGAAAAATGTTAATCCTATGAGTGGTTGTCTACCGATGCTGTTGCCGCTTGTAATACTTTGGCCACTTTTTGCTATGCTTAGGAATTATCCAGCATTTAGTACTGCATCATTTTTATGGTTAAAAAGCTTAGCTGAAAAGGATCCCTACTTTATATTGCCAATATTGTCTGGTGTTACGACGTATATTTCATCTGCGATGATACAGACAGATAACAGCCAAAAATCAATGAATCTTATTATGTCAGCTTTTATGATTTGGATAACTGTTTCTTTACCGGCAGGTATAGGAATATATTGGGTTACAAGCAACATTTTTCAGATAGCTCAGCAATATTTCTTCTTAAGACCTACCGAATCAATGAAGGGAGAGTCTTCAAATGAGGGAAATAATAAAAACAGGAAAAACAGTTGA